The genomic segment GGATCTTGTTCAGCAGGCCAATGCCACGGCCTTCCTGACGCAAGTACAGCAATACGCCACGGCCTTCACGGGCAATGGCCTTCAAGGCGGCTTCGAGTTGCGAGCCACAGTCGCAGCGTTGGCTGAACAAGGCATCGCCGGTCAGGCATTCGGAGTGCAGCCGGCCGAGCACCGGGGCTCCGTCGTCGAACTCGCCCAGGCTCAGCACCACGTGCTCGCGCCCGTTTTCTTCATCGAGAAAGCCGTGCATGGTGAATTGCGCAAAAGGCGTTGGCAGCTTGGAAGCGGCGACAAAAACGACAGGCACCGGTGTGCTCCTGATCAATATGTGCTGGAGATTCGCAGAGGCGGCATTGTAACAGCAGGTTCCGACAGACGCTTAGGCTGAATTATGGGGCATAACGATCAAAAAGTTTGATCACACCTTGCCACCGGTGCCCCCCCTGGGAGCGAGCTTGCTCGCGATGGCGGACTGTCAGTTACAGATATATTGAATGACACACCGCTTTCGCGAGCCGGCTCGCTCCCACAGGGGCTCGGTTTCAGTCAGAAATTCGTGTTCAATTGGCATCAAACGGATAAGGCTGTTTCCAACGCTCGAAGATCGGCTTCAACTTTCCGCTCTTGACCAGCACCTCCATGCGCTGGTCGTACAGGGCCATCAGCGAGCGAGCATCCGGCGTATCAGCAAACCCCAGGAACAGCGGCAACTCCGCCAGGTGCGTACTTCTGTACTGCGTTTGATCCGTGGCGTTCTTGAGTACCTCGTCGATTTCCGTCAACGCATCGATGTAGAAGTCCGCACGCCCCTGCTTGAGCATTGACAGGATGCCGGTGCGGCGCTCGATCTGGTTGAAGCGATGAATGTTGGGCAGGTAGTTTTCGTAGCGATAACCGCGCACCCAGGCCAGGCGGTATTTGCCCAGGGTCGCCAGGGTCGGCGCCGGATTGCTGGCCAGGCCCAGTGCGTAGATATGATCGGAGTCGAAATTCCAGTGCGGGTACAGCACCTTGTCGGCTTCGTCGCGATAGGAGCCGACCAATGCATCGACTTCCTGCAACTGCACCAGCCCGACAGACCGGGTGTACGGCACGGTGCGGATGTCGAGTGTGACGCCCGCCGGCTCGAAGATTTCGCGCAGCAGGTCCCAGGCCAGGCCATGGCCATCGGCGGCGGTATAGTCTTCCCACTCTTCGCTGGCCAGGTGAATCACCGACGGCAGCGTCGCCGCGTCCTGCGCGCGGGCAAGCGAGCAGAACAGTGCAAACACCATGACCAGCCAGTAGCGCTTCATCCCTGATTCCCCTTTGATCCGTCAGGCGAAAAAGTGCACCAGCCCCTGCATCGCCAGCCACGCGAACACGCCTGCCAATACATCGTCGAGCATGATGCCGACGCCGCCATGGACGTGCCGGTCAATCCAGCGGATCGGCCAGGGCTTGAGAATGTCGAAGAAGCGGAACATCAGGAACCCGATCAGCAGCCAGTACCAGCCTTCCGGCACCAGCCACAGCGTGATCCACATCCCGACCATCTCGTCCCAGACGATGCCTTCGTGATCGTGCACCCGCAAATCGTCGGCCACTTTGCCGCACAGCCAGAAGCCGAACAGCATGGTGATGCCCAGCATCAGCCAGTAGCCCCAGTCGGGCAACATCTGCCACAACGGGATAAAGGGTAGCGCAACTAACGAACCCCAGGTGCCCGGTGCCTTTGGCAAGGTGCCCGAGCCAAAGCCGAACGCCAGGAAATGCCACGGATTGCGCCAGACCGACGGCGGTACGAATTCCGCCGGGACCTGTTTGGGATGATCTGTCACGGTGTCTCCCGAAAATGTTGATAACCCCGGGTTTGCGGGGTGATGTCTTGTCCGTTCGCATCCAGCAGCACAACGCCCTGCCCCGCCACGACCTGCCCCACTACGTGGATCGGCCAACCGTCAGCCAGCAGCGGCGGCAATTCGACGGGCGGCAAGGTGAAGGCCAGCACGTAATCGTCGCCACCGCTCAGGGCCGCCTCTTCAGCGCCAGACTGGCCAAGGAACGCGAGCAACGCCGTCGATATCGGTAGCTTACTCCGCTCTACCTGAATGCCGACCTTCGATGCGAGCGCAATGTGGCCGCAGTCGGCGAGCAGGCCGTCGGAGATGTCCAGCGCCGAGGTGGCCCTGCCGCGTAATGCCAGGCCCAAGGCCAGCTGTGGTTGCGGCGACCAGTAATGGGCCAGCAGCGGATCGGCGATGATTGCTTCAGCGGTGCGCTGACCCAGCACCAGCGGCAAGGCGCCCGCGGCATTGCCCAGCTCGCCGCCCACACACAACAAGTCACCGGGCCGTGCGCCGCCGCGAGTCAGTGCCTGACCGGCCGGGACACGACCAAACACGGTCATGGTCAGGCTCAGCGGCCCACGAGTCGTGTCGCCGCCCACCAGCACCACGCCACAGCGCTGCGCCATGACGTTCAAACCACGGGCATAGGCATCCAGCCAATCGGCGGTCACCGTCGGCAAGGTCAGGGCAAGGGTAAAGGCAATGGGCGTGGCGCCCATGGCAGCCAGATCGCTGACCGCCACGGCCAGCGAGCGCTGACCGAGCAGAAACGGATCGCAGGGGTCGGCGAAATGCACACCGGCCACCAGCGTATCGGTGGAAATCGCCAGCTGCTCCCCGGGGGGAACAGTCAGCAAGGCACAGTCATCACCGATCCCAAGGGCAACGCCCTCGCCGCCCTGCGCACAAGGCGCGGCGGCGAAGAAATGGCGGATCAGCTCAAACTCGCCCATGGCACTTGCAAGCACTGATCAAGGGATCAGCGCTTGAACGCCTTCACTTCAGCTTCACGCAGGCGTGGGGCCAGCTTGTCGAGGACACCGTTGACGAACTTGTGGCCGTCGGTGGAACCGAAGACTTTCGCCAGCTCGATACCTTCGTTGATCACAACGCGGTACGGCACGTCGACACGCTTGATCAGCTCCCAGGTCGACAGGCGCAGAACGGCCAGTTCAACCGGGTCCAGCTCTTCGATCGTGATGTCCAGGCAGGGAGCCAGGGCCGTATCGATCTCGGTGCGGTGCGCCGGAACGCCGTGCAGGATGTCGTGGAAGTACGCGGCATCGACATCACTGAAATCGTTATCGACCCGGAACTGCGCTTCGATTTCGTTCAGCGATTGCTTGGCCATGTGCCATTGGTACAGCGCCTGAGTCGCGAGCTGACGGGCTTCGCGACGCTTGACGCTTTTCGATGGCTTGCCGGCATCCGCAGGCTTTGGATCGCGCGGGTTGAAACGATCACTTTCGTCGCTAATCACTTGGCCTCCAACTGCGCCAGCAGGCTGACCATTTCCAGAGCGGACAGGGCAGCTTCAGCACCTTTGTTACCGGCCTTGGTGCCGGAACGTTCGATGGCTTGCTCGATGGAATCAACGGTCAGGACGCCGAAAGCGACCGGTACGCCGAACTCCATGGACACCTGGGCCAGGCCCTTGGTGCATTCGCCAGCCACGTATTCGAAGTGCGGAGTACCGCCACGAATGACCGCGCCCAGGGCGATGATTGCCGCGTACTCGCCCTTCTGAGCGACTTTCTGCGCAACCAGCGGGATTTCGAAGGCGCCAGGGGCACGGATGATGGTGATGTCGCTTTCGCTCACACCGTGGCGAACCAGGGCATCAACTGCACCGCTGACCAGACTTTCAACAACGAAGCTGTTGAAACGGCCCACTACCAGAGCGTAGCGGCCTTTGGGGGCGATGAAGGTACCTTCGATGGTCTTCAGGGTCATTCGTTAGATCTCTTAAAGAGCCGGGACGCGTTCAGTACGCGTCCCTCAGTGATTTGTTAGCCGCGAATTCAGGGCCGCAAACAGCCGGTCATTATTCGGAGGGCACGTATTCTACAACTTCCAGATCGAAACCGGATATCGCATTAAATTTCATTGGCGCACTCATCAGGCGCATTTTGCGTACGCCCAGGTCGCGAAGGATCTGCGAACCGGCACCGACAATGCTGTAGGTGGTCGGTTTT from the Pseudomonas sp. N3-W genome contains:
- a CDS encoding ABC transporter substrate-binding protein translates to MKRYWLVMVFALFCSLARAQDAATLPSVIHLASEEWEDYTAADGHGLAWDLLREIFEPAGVTLDIRTVPYTRSVGLVQLQEVDALVGSYRDEADKVLYPHWNFDSDHIYALGLASNPAPTLATLGKYRLAWVRGYRYENYLPNIHRFNQIERRTGILSMLKQGRADFYIDALTEIDEVLKNATDQTQYRSTHLAELPLFLGFADTPDARSLMALYDQRMEVLVKSGKLKPIFERWKQPYPFDAN
- a CDS encoding phosphatidylglycerophosphatase A; amino-acid sequence: MTDHPKQVPAEFVPPSVWRNPWHFLAFGFGSGTLPKAPGTWGSLVALPFIPLWQMLPDWGYWLMLGITMLFGFWLCGKVADDLRVHDHEGIVWDEMVGMWITLWLVPEGWYWLLIGFLMFRFFDILKPWPIRWIDRHVHGGVGIMLDDVLAGVFAWLAMQGLVHFFA
- the thiL gene encoding thiamine-phosphate kinase, with the translated sequence MGEFELIRHFFAAAPCAQGGEGVALGIGDDCALLTVPPGEQLAISTDTLVAGVHFADPCDPFLLGQRSLAVAVSDLAAMGATPIAFTLALTLPTVTADWLDAYARGLNVMAQRCGVVLVGGDTTRGPLSLTMTVFGRVPAGQALTRGGARPGDLLCVGGELGNAAGALPLVLGQRTAEAIIADPLLAHYWSPQPQLALGLALRGRATSALDISDGLLADCGHIALASKVGIQVERSKLPISTALLAFLGQSGAEEAALSGGDDYVLAFTLPPVELPPLLADGWPIHVVGQVVAGQGVVLLDANGQDITPQTRGYQHFRETP
- the nusB gene encoding transcription antitermination factor NusB, with the translated sequence MISDESDRFNPRDPKPADAGKPSKSVKRREARQLATQALYQWHMAKQSLNEIEAQFRVDNDFSDVDAAYFHDILHGVPAHRTEIDTALAPCLDITIEELDPVELAVLRLSTWELIKRVDVPYRVVINEGIELAKVFGSTDGHKFVNGVLDKLAPRLREAEVKAFKR
- the ribE gene encoding 6,7-dimethyl-8-ribityllumazine synthase, which encodes MTLKTIEGTFIAPKGRYALVVGRFNSFVVESLVSGAVDALVRHGVSESDITIIRAPGAFEIPLVAQKVAQKGEYAAIIALGAVIRGGTPHFEYVAGECTKGLAQVSMEFGVPVAFGVLTVDSIEQAIERSGTKAGNKGAEAALSALEMVSLLAQLEAK